In Methylococcus geothermalis, one genomic interval encodes:
- a CDS encoding PKD domain-containing protein, with protein sequence MDNTNHPPVANAGANLTVHTGDTVNLNGNGSSDPDGDPLTYAWAQIGGPAVALNGADTAAPSFVAPAVTGENDTLVFQLTVSDGFLTAVASMNVKVLSAGSSPSPAPTSSPNPTPGPTSSPSPTPAPTPTPTPSPAPNPVCDRAVVDPARLWAPDHKMRRILLKELGESAQALAGEAGSSAASDMAVKILSVMQDEPVRRTSSSDSSPDAVIVHKATGDKLRLRAERAGKKKNGNGRVYTIGFSATDAQQNVCEGTVKVCVPLKKKESCVDDGALYNSLLKR encoded by the coding sequence GTGGACAACACCAACCACCCTCCGGTGGCGAACGCAGGTGCCAATCTTACGGTGCATACCGGAGACACGGTTAACCTGAACGGCAATGGCAGCAGCGACCCGGACGGCGACCCTTTGACTTATGCCTGGGCTCAAATCGGCGGACCCGCGGTAGCCTTGAATGGCGCCGACACGGCGGCGCCGAGTTTCGTCGCTCCGGCAGTGACGGGCGAGAACGACACTCTGGTATTCCAGTTAACCGTGAGCGACGGCTTCTTGACGGCAGTCGCGTCAATGAACGTCAAGGTCTTGAGCGCCGGTTCCTCTCCAAGCCCGGCGCCCACGTCGTCTCCGAACCCGACACCCGGGCCGACGTCCAGTCCGAGCCCCACGCCAGCTCCCACACCTACGCCGACGCCGTCCCCGGCGCCAAACCCCGTCTGTGATCGCGCGGTGGTCGATCCCGCTCGACTCTGGGCGCCGGATCACAAGATGCGGCGGATCCTTCTCAAGGAGCTTGGTGAAAGTGCCCAGGCGCTGGCTGGCGAAGCCGGATCTTCGGCGGCGAGCGACATGGCGGTCAAGATTCTGTCCGTCATGCAGGATGAACCGGTTCGCCGCACCAGCAGTTCGGACAGCAGTCCCGACGCCGTCATCGTGCACAAGGCGACCGGCGACAAGCTGAGGCTGCGCGCCGAGCGGGCCGGCAAGAAGAAGAACGGAAACGGGCGCGTCTATACCATCGGGTTCAGCGCGACCGATGCGCAGCAAAATGTCTGCGAAGGTACCGTCAAGGTCTGCGTACCGTTGAAGAAAAAGGAAAGCTGTGTGGACGACGGCGCGCTCTACAACTCGCTGTTGAAGCGATAA
- a CDS encoding IS3 family transposase has protein sequence MARWRRRPGKGLLVPSDRGSPYASGRFQTRLKDPGYLCSMSRNGNGWDNAPAESFFPTLKTELIPHRRFETREQAKQEIFEYLEVFYHRQRKHSTLGDRTPAEFDQLHRQSCLILCPENSCQISASWHPNASQNRLMLSVPRRKRAWLAGLWANASAPPFIPGLQSG, from the coding sequence ATGGCCCGCTGGCGTCGACGTCCTGGCAAGGGCTTACTGGTGCCTTCCGACCGCGGCAGCCCGTACGCATCAGGTCGCTTCCAGACGAGGCTGAAGGACCCTGGCTACCTCTGCAGCATGAGTCGCAACGGCAACGGCTGGGACAACGCTCCGGCCGAGAGCTTCTTTCCTACCCTCAAAACGGAGCTGATCCCTCATCGCCGTTTCGAGACCCGGGAGCAGGCCAAGCAAGAGATCTTCGAATACCTCGAAGTGTTTTATCACCGGCAGCGCAAGCATTCGACACTCGGTGATCGAACGCCTGCCGAGTTCGACCAACTGCACCGACAAAGCTGCCTGATTTTGTGTCCGGAAAACTCTTGCCAGATCAGCGCCTCCTGGCACCCGAACGCCAGCCAGAATCGCCTGATGCTGTCCGTGCCACGACGAAAACGCGCTTGGTTGGCCGGCCTATGGGCCAATGCCTCCGCCCCGCCCTTCATCCCCGGACTGCAAAGTGGCTAA
- a CDS encoding 2-hydroxyacid dehydrogenase gives MLKVHLNHETAPESWADLQSRLEPGIRLSTGECRSKPDFDILVTGEPTAEDLAGHPRLRAVIVPWVGVPLATLDLMRRFPRIALHNLPYNIGPTAEMAVALLLAAAKRIVPYDQRFRRGYWSGEPPDVPGSVMLDGGLALILGYGRIGRRIALACRGLGMRVVGVRRSPGPADEEHAIADLPALLPQATAFIVCLPHTHETEGMIGERELELLPANAVMVNVARGAIVEEAALYRTLRARRIYAAGIDVWYRYPSAAERKEGLPHPPSAFPFHELDNVVMSPHRAGWSEEKEPARIAELAKMLNAAAHGEPMPYRVDLLRGY, from the coding sequence ATGCTGAAAGTTCATCTGAACCACGAAACCGCACCAGAGTCCTGGGCGGACCTGCAAAGTCGCCTCGAACCCGGCATTCGCCTGAGTACGGGCGAATGCCGGTCGAAGCCCGACTTCGACATCCTGGTGACAGGGGAGCCGACGGCCGAGGACCTGGCGGGCCATCCGCGTCTGCGCGCGGTGATCGTACCGTGGGTGGGCGTGCCGCTGGCGACGCTCGATCTCATGCGGAGATTTCCGCGCATCGCCCTGCACAACCTGCCCTACAATATCGGGCCGACCGCGGAAATGGCGGTGGCCCTGCTCCTGGCCGCCGCCAAGCGGATCGTCCCCTACGACCAGCGGTTCCGCCGGGGCTATTGGTCGGGCGAGCCTCCGGACGTGCCCGGCTCGGTGATGCTGGATGGCGGCCTGGCCCTGATCCTGGGCTACGGCCGCATCGGACGGCGTATCGCCTTGGCCTGCCGGGGCCTCGGCATGCGGGTCGTCGGCGTGCGGCGCAGTCCCGGACCGGCCGATGAAGAACACGCCATCGCCGACCTGCCCGCGCTCTTGCCGCAGGCTACGGCCTTCATCGTCTGCCTGCCGCATACCCACGAAACGGAAGGCATGATCGGGGAGCGCGAACTGGAGCTGCTGCCGGCGAATGCCGTCATGGTGAACGTGGCGCGGGGCGCCATCGTCGAGGAAGCGGCGCTTTATCGGACATTGCGGGCCCGGCGCATCTATGCGGCCGGGATCGACGTCTGGTACCGCTACCCTTCTGCCGCCGAGCGTAAGGAGGGTTTGCCGCATCCACCCTCCGCATTCCCCTTCCATGAACTGGACAACGTGGTGATGAGTCCACACCGGGCCGGCTGGTCGGAGGAAAAGGAACCGGCCCGGATCGCCGAGCTGGCGAAAATGCTCAACGCCGCCGCCCATGGGGAACCGATGCCGTACCGGGTCGACCTCCTGCGAGGCTATTGA
- a CDS encoding IMPACT family protein has product MSGRGFFTLKNAAEHQIEVKGSLFLAYGARADTPEQGLAFLKTVLARHPDASHLCWAYRIDDQYRFSDGGEPGGTAGQPILRAIEGQGLDHVVVGVIRYFGGTKLGAGGLVRAYGGAAAEALRTAERQEELPRTEIMVEVPFEHMGSLYRLLDSLGVDERKETYTEQGLRVTFSLLESAVERFRGDLRDATRGQFSLVEP; this is encoded by the coding sequence ATGAGCGGACGGGGTTTCTTTACCCTGAAAAACGCGGCCGAGCATCAGATCGAAGTGAAGGGCTCGCTGTTCCTCGCCTATGGTGCGCGGGCCGATACCCCGGAACAGGGCCTTGCGTTTCTCAAGACCGTGCTGGCCAGGCACCCCGACGCCTCACATCTGTGCTGGGCCTACCGGATCGACGATCAGTACCGCTTCAGCGACGGCGGCGAACCCGGCGGCACCGCCGGCCAGCCCATCCTCCGGGCCATCGAGGGCCAGGGGCTCGATCACGTGGTCGTCGGGGTGATCCGCTATTTCGGCGGCACCAAGCTGGGGGCGGGCGGACTGGTTCGGGCCTACGGCGGTGCGGCTGCGGAGGCGCTGCGCACCGCCGAGCGGCAGGAGGAGCTGCCGCGGACCGAAATCATGGTCGAAGTACCGTTCGAGCACATGGGCTCGCTTTATCGCCTGCTGGATTCGCTCGGCGTGGACGAGCGGAAAGAGACCTACACGGAACAAGGCCTGCGGGTCACATTCAGCCTGCTGGAAAGCGCCGTGGAGCGATTCCGGGGGGATCTGCGGGATGCCACGCGCGGGCAATTCTCCTTGGTCGAACCTTGA
- the pgl gene encoding 6-phosphogluconolactonase: MYPRQQKRWHVYPTAEDFEIRVVRGILRMAREAIAVRGAFCIVLAGGKTPAPIYRRLAAARMEAEWSKWHVYWGDELCLPADDPARNSVIARRAWLDDSPIPAAQIHPIPAEFGPQGGAERYAEVVAGVDEFDLTLLGLGEDGHTASLFPGRDWGADPDSAEVLAVTDAPGACAERVSLSANRLSRSREVVFLATGFGKFSAVQRWRCGEPLPAAAITPACGVDICLTLDAFDFA; encoded by the coding sequence ATGTACCCGAGACAACAGAAGCGCTGGCATGTCTACCCCACGGCGGAAGACTTCGAAATTCGGGTGGTGCGGGGGATATTGCGGATGGCCCGGGAGGCCATAGCGGTCCGTGGCGCCTTTTGCATCGTGCTGGCCGGCGGCAAGACGCCGGCGCCCATTTACCGGCGGCTGGCGGCGGCAAGAATGGAAGCGGAATGGAGCAAGTGGCATGTCTACTGGGGCGATGAGCTTTGTCTCCCCGCGGATGATCCGGCGAGGAACTCCGTCATCGCCCGCCGCGCGTGGCTCGACGACAGCCCGATTCCGGCCGCCCAGATCCACCCCATTCCCGCGGAGTTCGGACCTCAAGGCGGCGCCGAGCGCTATGCGGAAGTGGTCGCGGGCGTGGACGAATTCGATCTTACCTTGCTCGGTTTGGGCGAAGACGGCCATACCGCCAGCCTGTTTCCGGGCCGCGACTGGGGTGCCGATCCGGACAGCGCCGAGGTTCTGGCGGTGACGGATGCGCCGGGGGCGTGCGCCGAGCGCGTCAGCCTCAGCGCCAACCGTTTGAGCCGGAGCCGCGAGGTGGTTTTTCTGGCGACCGGCTTCGGCAAGTTCAGCGCGGTTCAGCGCTGGCGCTGCGGGGAACCCTTGCCGGCAGCGGCGATCACGCCGGCATGCGGCGTGGACATCTGTCTGACGCTGGATGCGTTCGACTTCGCCTGA
- a CDS encoding DMT family transporter, with protein sequence MSVPVAYLSVILLWATTPLAIKWSGEGPGYLFGVTGRMAIGTLCVLLLMLVLRRRIPWHRKAVRTYLLASIQVYGAMLAVYWASQFIPSGWISVVFGLSPLLTALMAAALLGERSLTWAKLSGYLLGLAGLAALFGSALELGPHGVYGIIGVLLSAFLQCLSAVGIKRMDAKLPALTTVAGGLMIALPAYLLTWALVDGQWPELLPTTSIAAIAYLGAVATTVGFALYYYVLSHLSATRVAMISLISPVLALYLGHVLNDEPLSLRIVGGTALILAALLLHQWAERRVAQEA encoded by the coding sequence ATGAGCGTTCCCGTCGCTTACCTGAGCGTCATCCTGCTCTGGGCCACAACCCCGCTCGCCATCAAATGGAGCGGGGAAGGGCCGGGCTATCTGTTCGGCGTCACCGGCCGCATGGCCATCGGCACGCTGTGCGTGCTGCTGCTCATGCTCGTGCTGCGGCGCCGCATCCCCTGGCACCGGAAAGCGGTCCGCACCTACCTCCTGGCGTCGATCCAGGTTTACGGAGCGATGCTCGCCGTGTACTGGGCCTCCCAGTTCATTCCTTCGGGCTGGATCTCGGTCGTGTTCGGGCTGTCGCCCCTGCTCACGGCGCTGATGGCCGCGGCCCTGCTGGGCGAACGCAGCCTCACCTGGGCCAAGCTGTCCGGCTACCTGCTGGGACTGGCCGGACTTGCGGCCCTCTTCGGTTCTGCCTTGGAGCTGGGGCCGCACGGGGTCTACGGCATCATAGGCGTGCTGCTGTCGGCCTTCCTGCAATGCCTCAGCGCGGTCGGCATCAAGCGCATGGATGCCAAGCTGCCGGCCCTGACGACGGTGGCCGGCGGATTGATGATCGCCTTGCCGGCCTATCTGCTGACCTGGGCGCTGGTCGACGGCCAATGGCCGGAGCTGCTGCCCACCACCAGCATCGCCGCCATCGCCTATCTCGGCGCGGTCGCCACGACGGTCGGGTTCGCGCTCTATTATTATGTGCTGAGCCATTTGTCGGCGACGCGGGTGGCGATGATCAGCCTGATCTCACCGGTGCTGGCCTTGTACCTGGGCCATGTCCTGAACGACGAGCCCTTGTCGCTCAGGATCGTCGGCGGCACCGCCCTGATCCTCGCGGCGCTGTTGCTGCACCAGTGGGCCGAGCGGCGAGTGGCGCAAGAGGCCTGA
- the zwf gene encoding glucose-6-phosphate dehydrogenase, with protein sequence MTLPQPPQALPCHFVIFGATGDLSAFKLLPALYRLEAGGRLPAGMSIIALGRRPWSGDEWHRHLENSIRRRTGEQFNARVYRRFAERFAYLAGDLHDPALYQALSDKLCADQTCADTVFYLSIKPSDFGAVIKQLELAGLNRPRGLHRIVVEKPFGEDIESARLLNRLLHESFDEEQIYRIDHYLGKETVQNLLVFRFANTLIEPLWNRNYIDHVQISVAEQAGVATRADYYDKAGALRDMLQNHLLQLLTLVAMEPPPALEADALRDEKVKVLRSIRPIPEQSIHAHAFRAQYGAGSIDGVAVPGYQEEPGVAPGSIAETFVTAKFYVDNWRWRGVPFYLRTGKRLARQLSLIAIRFRHPPQQLFRETPLEFIEPNWVLLSLQPSESMHIELHSKQPGLGMDTRVIRLDASYRRGREKTLEAYETLLLDVMEGDRSLFLRFDEVEWAWRVVDPILRHWTRQRDFIHAYPAGSWGPPEADRLFDKLEQTWRNQL encoded by the coding sequence ATGACTTTGCCTCAACCCCCCCAAGCGCTTCCCTGCCATTTCGTCATCTTCGGGGCCACGGGTGATTTGTCCGCATTCAAGCTGCTTCCCGCGCTCTATCGTTTAGAGGCCGGCGGCCGCTTGCCGGCCGGGATGTCCATTATTGCCCTGGGTCGGCGGCCCTGGAGCGGGGATGAATGGCACCGGCATCTGGAGAACAGCATCCGAAGACGGACGGGCGAACAGTTCAATGCCCGCGTCTACCGACGTTTCGCCGAGCGTTTCGCCTATCTCGCGGGCGATTTACACGACCCGGCGTTGTACCAGGCTCTGAGCGACAAGCTCTGCGCTGACCAGACCTGCGCCGACACCGTGTTCTATCTGTCCATCAAGCCCTCGGATTTCGGCGCCGTCATCAAGCAGCTCGAGCTGGCCGGGCTGAACCGCCCGCGGGGCCTGCACCGGATCGTGGTGGAAAAGCCCTTCGGCGAGGACATCGAAAGTGCGCGGTTGCTGAACCGCCTGCTGCACGAGTCCTTCGACGAGGAGCAGATCTATCGGATCGATCACTATTTGGGCAAGGAAACCGTACAGAATCTCCTGGTTTTCCGGTTCGCCAATACCCTGATCGAACCACTATGGAACCGCAATTACATCGACCACGTGCAGATTTCCGTGGCGGAACAGGCGGGCGTCGCGACCCGCGCCGATTACTACGACAAAGCCGGTGCGCTGCGGGACATGCTGCAGAACCATTTGCTCCAGTTGCTCACACTGGTGGCGATGGAGCCGCCGCCGGCGCTGGAGGCCGATGCCCTGCGCGACGAAAAGGTGAAGGTGCTGCGGTCGATCCGTCCCATACCCGAACAATCGATTCACGCCCATGCCTTCCGGGCGCAGTACGGCGCCGGTTCGATCGACGGCGTCGCGGTGCCCGGGTATCAGGAGGAGCCCGGCGTGGCGCCTGGCTCCATTGCGGAGACCTTCGTCACCGCCAAATTCTATGTCGACAACTGGCGCTGGCGCGGGGTGCCTTTCTATCTGCGCACCGGCAAGCGCCTTGCGCGGCAGCTTTCGCTCATCGCGATCCGCTTCCGCCATCCGCCCCAGCAACTGTTCCGGGAAACGCCGCTGGAATTCATCGAACCCAATTGGGTCTTGCTTTCCCTGCAACCCTCGGAGAGCATGCATATCGAGTTGCACTCCAAGCAGCCAGGACTCGGCATGGATACCCGGGTCATCCGCCTCGATGCTTCGTACCGCCGCGGCCGCGAGAAGACGCTCGAGGCCTATGAGACGCTGCTGCTCGATGTCATGGAAGGCGACCGTTCGCTGTTTCTCCGCTTCGACGAAGTGGAATGGGCCTGGCGGGTGGTCGATCCCATCCTCAGGCATTGGACGCGGCAGCGCGATTTCATCCACGCGTATCCGGCGGGTTCGTGGGGGCCGCCGGAAGCGGACCGGCTGTTCGACAAACTCGAACAAACCTGGCGCAACCAGCTATGA
- a CDS encoding septal ring lytic transglycosylase RlpA family protein has protein sequence MEIGAETPISFLSVLGFESIAMVVKGNFCNFRHPLGRVLLRGVRSGLGAVILLSGCATHIDHGKSVVRSEAPSYATPRHGAAYNRAYRVKGRTYYPLASAKGYRERGTASWYGEESGNRTAMGTRFNPHGLSAAHRTLPLPTRVRVTNLSNRRSIVLVVNDRGPFVGGRLIDLSHGAAKALRLSGLGRVEVEALD, from the coding sequence ATGGAAATCGGCGCGGAAACGCCGATTTCGTTCCTGTCAGTCCTGGGTTTCGAATCGATAGCGATGGTCGTCAAGGGAAACTTCTGCAATTTCCGGCACCCGCTCGGACGGGTGTTGTTACGGGGTGTTCGTTCGGGCCTGGGGGCGGTGATCTTGCTCTCGGGTTGCGCGACTCATATCGATCATGGCAAATCCGTGGTGCGATCCGAAGCGCCGTCCTATGCCACGCCTCGCCATGGCGCCGCTTACAATCGGGCCTACCGTGTCAAGGGCCGGACCTATTACCCTCTGGCCAGTGCCAAGGGGTACCGGGAGCGGGGGACGGCCTCTTGGTATGGCGAAGAGTCCGGTAACCGAACCGCCATGGGGACACGTTTCAACCCTCATGGCTTGAGCGCTGCCCACCGCACGCTGCCCTTACCCACGCGGGTGAGGGTCACCAATCTCAGCAACCGGCGCTCCATCGTTCTCGTCGTAAACGACCGCGGCCCTTTCGTCGGCGGGCGCCTGATCGACCTCTCGCACGGCGCCGCAAAGGCGCTCCGCCTGAGCGGTCTCGGGCGCGTCGAGGTTGAGGCATTGGACTGA
- a CDS encoding ISNCY family transposase, translated as MSAKELGRLELVREVAAKRMKVAQAAGRLGLSPRQIKRLVRAYRQAGAEGLVSRRRGKPSNHRFDEDFKAKVLARVREDYPDFGPTLAAEYLRAEGLSVSKETLRQWMHHAGLWQAKSARVKRSHPPRLRRPRLGELVQIDGSPHDWFEGRGPRCTLIAFIDDATSRVMYARFVPADSKSNGVETSQAYLAALHTYVEAYGCPAALYSDRHGIFTKHDPEDAEPTQFQRATAALGIETIQALTPQAKGRVERLFQTLQDRLVKALRLAGIGDMEAANAFLPGYLARHNARFTVAPRDPQDAHLPYTGSREALSRTCALHHRRQLSKDLVLSFQRQRYVVQTGGQPRYALRKQTVTVVVYPDRPIELVHGEEVLPYKVFDPEQHVPHPVDDKTLDARVDAILKARPARAKYRPAPNHPWRGAPPTPSNVSRLTTP; from the coding sequence ATGAGCGCGAAGGAATTGGGCCGCTTGGAATTGGTGCGAGAGGTGGCAGCCAAGCGGATGAAGGTTGCCCAGGCGGCGGGACGGCTTGGGTTGTCGCCCCGTCAGATCAAGCGCCTTGTGCGAGCCTATCGGCAGGCGGGGGCAGAAGGACTGGTCAGCCGGCGCCGGGGCAAACCCTCCAACCACCGCTTCGATGAGGACTTCAAGGCAAAGGTGTTGGCGCGGGTGCGCGAGGACTACCCCGACTTCGGCCCGACGCTGGCGGCAGAGTATTTACGGGCTGAAGGGTTGTCGGTCTCCAAGGAGACCCTACGCCAGTGGATGCATCATGCCGGGCTGTGGCAGGCCAAGTCGGCGCGGGTCAAGCGCAGCCACCCGCCCCGGCTGCGCCGTCCCCGTCTCGGGGAGTTGGTGCAAATCGACGGCAGCCCCCATGACTGGTTCGAAGGACGGGGGCCGCGTTGCACCTTGATCGCCTTCATCGACGACGCCACCAGCCGCGTCATGTATGCCCGCTTCGTGCCCGCCGACTCGAAGAGCAACGGAGTTGAAACCAGCCAAGCCTACCTTGCTGCCCTGCATACCTACGTGGAGGCCTATGGCTGCCCCGCCGCGCTCTACAGTGACCGGCACGGCATCTTCACGAAACACGACCCGGAAGATGCCGAGCCGACGCAATTTCAACGCGCAACAGCCGCGTTGGGGATCGAGACCATCCAGGCCTTGACACCCCAGGCCAAGGGACGGGTGGAGCGGCTGTTTCAGACCCTGCAGGATCGGCTGGTCAAAGCCTTGCGGCTGGCGGGCATTGGCGACATGGAAGCGGCCAACGCCTTCTTGCCGGGCTATCTTGCCCGGCACAACGCCCGTTTTACGGTCGCTCCCCGAGACCCGCAGGATGCGCACCTGCCCTATACCGGAAGCCGTGAAGCCTTATCCCGCACCTGTGCCCTGCATCACCGTCGCCAATTGAGCAAGGACCTGGTGCTCTCGTTCCAGCGCCAGCGCTATGTCGTGCAGACGGGGGGCCAACCGCGCTATGCGCTGCGCAAACAGACGGTGACGGTGGTGGTCTATCCCGACCGGCCCATCGAGCTCGTGCACGGGGAAGAGGTCTTGCCTTACAAGGTGTTCGACCCTGAACAGCACGTGCCACACCCCGTGGATGACAAGACGCTCGATGCGCGGGTCGATGCGATCCTCAAAGCCCGGCCGGCACGCGCAAAGTATCGCCCGGCCCCCAACCACCCCTGGCGCGGTGCGCCGCCTACACCGTCAAACGTCAGCCGATTGACTACGCCTTGA
- a CDS encoding urate hydroxylase PuuD: MEIITTKAGIEMLLRWGHFLGGITWIGLLYYFNFVQTEYMKEADAGAKSDVLRKLAPRALWWFRWGAMATFLTGIAIMGVRGGGMSIDIYVGALLGTLMFLNVWLVIWPNQKIVIASAEGVAAGGEPLPGAADALAAAGVASRSNVMFSVPMLFFMGASGHYPHGGFAVVAFLAIFLAVMVLEYNAVYKALVRCPQCNKFKLPPAGILGPMASVPGVIGCGFGLTVVLFVILEVLT; encoded by the coding sequence ATGGAAATCATCACGACCAAAGCCGGCATCGAAATGCTGTTGCGTTGGGGGCATTTTCTGGGCGGCATCACCTGGATCGGGCTGCTCTATTATTTCAACTTCGTCCAGACCGAATACATGAAGGAAGCGGACGCCGGCGCCAAGTCGGACGTACTGCGCAAGCTGGCGCCCAGGGCGCTGTGGTGGTTCCGCTGGGGGGCGATGGCGACCTTCCTGACCGGCATCGCCATCATGGGAGTCCGGGGTGGCGGGATGTCCATCGACATCTATGTCGGCGCCCTGCTCGGCACCTTGATGTTCCTGAACGTGTGGCTGGTGATCTGGCCCAACCAGAAGATCGTCATCGCCTCCGCCGAAGGCGTGGCGGCGGGCGGCGAGCCGCTGCCGGGCGCGGCCGACGCGCTGGCGGCGGCGGGGGTGGCCTCGCGCAGCAACGTGATGTTCTCGGTGCCGATGCTGTTTTTCATGGGCGCCTCCGGCCATTATCCGCACGGCGGCTTCGCCGTGGTCGCGTTCCTGGCGATTTTCCTCGCGGTCATGGTGCTGGAATACAACGCCGTCTACAAGGCACTGGTCCGCTGCCCCCAATGCAACAAGTTCAAGCTGCCGCCCGCCGGCATCCTCGGCCCGATGGCCAGTGTGCCCGGCGTGATCGGCTGTGGATTCGGCCTCACGGTGGTTCTGTTCGTCATCCTGGAAGTCCTGACCTGA
- a CDS encoding AraC family transcriptional regulator, translating into MGSQLVFCSNELPERDRFDLWRETASGGPGAVDVVHVDRRPFFGRVEWLPLGCIDAYKGSFSAATFTRSRRWIERDGFDGFSFHINLSGRSETLRHKERTVLDGFSATGFSYGKPFEASLIPPAGRYCESLNLVIPREAMLPKAPNAERCIGALHADQAPLRLLSQYLMLLGNTPPVAEDSRLSQLAGNHVLDLLALLLGPTREAEHEARLCGLRAARLATLKKYLLDNHHQPHLSVTTAAQALGISERYLHDLIAETGESFTEMVNRLRLERARRLLCDPDHRHLRIGEIAFAAGFNDLSYFNRLFRRRFGETPGTFKAGEHMTGSAVDPFDRLQPSATPGIIEGGGDRPP; encoded by the coding sequence GTGGGCAGCCAACTCGTTTTTTGCAGCAACGAACTGCCGGAACGCGATCGCTTCGATCTCTGGCGGGAGACGGCCTCCGGCGGACCGGGGGCGGTCGATGTCGTCCATGTCGACCGGCGCCCTTTTTTCGGAAGAGTCGAATGGCTGCCTTTAGGGTGTATCGACGCCTATAAAGGATCGTTCAGCGCGGCGACTTTTACCCGGTCCCGCCGCTGGATCGAACGGGACGGCTTCGACGGGTTCAGCTTCCACATCAACCTGAGCGGACGCAGCGAAACCTTGCGCCACAAAGAAAGAACGGTGCTGGACGGCTTCAGCGCCACCGGCTTTTCGTACGGCAAGCCGTTTGAAGCCTCGCTCATTCCACCGGCCGGCCGGTATTGCGAGAGTCTGAATCTGGTCATCCCCCGCGAGGCCATGCTGCCTAAGGCGCCCAATGCGGAGCGCTGTATCGGCGCGCTCCATGCGGATCAGGCGCCGCTGCGATTGCTGTCGCAGTATCTGATGCTGCTGGGCAATACCCCGCCGGTTGCCGAGGATTCCCGGCTCTCCCAGCTTGCCGGCAACCACGTCCTGGACCTGCTCGCCTTGCTGCTGGGGCCGACCCGAGAGGCCGAACACGAGGCCAGGCTTTGCGGCTTGCGCGCGGCGCGCTTGGCGACATTGAAAAAATACCTGCTGGACAACCATCACCAGCCCCATCTGTCGGTGACCACGGCGGCGCAAGCCTTGGGCATTTCCGAACGGTATCTCCATGATCTGATTGCAGAAACCGGCGAGAGCTTCACTGAAATGGTCAACCGCCTGCGGCTGGAGCGGGCGCGCCGATTGCTTTGCGACCCGGACCATCGGCACCTTCGCATCGGCGAGATCGCTTTTGCCGCCGGATTCAACGACCTGTCCTATTTCAACCGGCTGTTTCGGCGCCGGTTCGGCGAAACGCCAGGCACCTTCAAGGCGGGGGAACACATGACCGGTTCCGCCGTTGATCCGTTCGACCGGCTGCAGCCATCGGCAACGCCTGGCATCATTGAAGGGGGCGGCGACCGACCGCCATGA
- a CDS encoding GlcG/HbpS family heme-binding protein has translation MFNVKQICGAMTGLLLSSSAAWAATCADLEKQGLTYDNMKSTISSVVSLDNGGLGFPMWLTLVDGSGTICNVTNSLSASQDVTADIWLGSRNISAQKANAANAFSTGDLALSTANLYTATQPSGSLYGLQASNPIDATLSYSGNPLKFGAKNDPLKGKRIGGINVFGGGLALYNSAKQKVGAIGVSGDTSCTDHVVAWKVRELLAGGAFAVKNVPAGVSPGNNDAMIQDIVNDKGIGNQASISGFGHPTCINNPGPGVNAGSIYGPAQQ, from the coding sequence ATGTTCAACGTCAAACAAATCTGCGGGGCCATGACCGGCCTCCTTCTTTCTTCGAGTGCCGCCTGGGCCGCGACTTGCGCCGACCTGGAAAAGCAGGGGCTGACCTACGACAACATGAAATCCACGATCAGCAGCGTCGTATCGCTCGATAACGGCGGTTTGGGCTTCCCGATGTGGCTGACGTTGGTCGACGGCAGCGGTACCATCTGCAACGTCACCAATTCGCTGAGCGCATCGCAGGACGTGACGGCCGACATCTGGCTGGGCAGCCGCAACATCTCGGCCCAGAAAGCCAATGCCGCCAACGCTTTCAGCACCGGCGACCTCGCTCTGTCGACCGCCAACCTGTACACCGCGACCCAGCCCAGCGGCAGCCTCTACGGCCTGCAGGCCAGCAATCCGATCGACGCGACCTTGTCTTACAGCGGCAACCCCCTCAAATTCGGCGCCAAGAACGATCCGCTGAAGGGCAAACGCATCGGTGGCATCAACGTGTTCGGCGGTGGGCTCGCGCTCTATAATTCCGCCAAGCAGAAGGTCGGCGCGATCGGCGTTTCGGGCGACACGTCTTGCACCGACCATGTCGTGGCCTGGAAGGTGCGTGAATTGCTGGCGGGTGGCGCCTTCGCCGTCAAGAATGTCCCGGCCGGCGTTTCTCCCGGTAACAACGATGCGATGATTCAGGACATCGTCAATGACAAGGGCATCGGCAACCAGGCCAGCATAAGCGGATTCGGGCATCCGACCTGCATCAACAATCCAGGACCGGGTGTGAACGCCGGTTCGATCTATGGTCCGGCTCAACAATAA